From Peromyscus maniculatus bairdii isolate BWxNUB_F1_BW_parent chromosome 8, HU_Pman_BW_mat_3.1, whole genome shotgun sequence, a single genomic window includes:
- the Slc35g6 gene encoding solute carrier family 35 member G6, producing the protein MAEALRGIRQPDPGGEEEVQEELDAGYPYSNLPDFTQPSPPSTPASLPSNHRCGPSDATKGLFVALLGGGLSAGFVGPFSRMAYQTSHLPSLELLIFRCIFHLPIALLLKFRGDPLLGPRDVRVRAFLHAMLNVLSIGCAYSAVQVVPAGNAVTVRKGSSTVCSALLALCLESQGLSGYAWCGLFGSTLGLIIIVGPGLGTLQEGTTGLYTALGYVLAFLGGLALSLGLQVYRSLHFPSCLPTVAFLFGLVGLTVSLPGLFVLQTPVLPQDPLSWSCVVSVGLLALVSFVCVSYAVTKAHPALVCAVLHSEVVVALMLQYYVLYEAVAPSDIMGAGVVLGSIAVITAQNLSCEKEGQMEE; encoded by the exons ATGGCTGAAGCTCTGAGGGGGATCAGGCAACCGGacccaggaggagaggaggaagtccAAGAAGAGTTg GATGCCGGTTATCCCTATTCCAACTTACCTGACTTCACCCAGCCATCACCGCCCTCCACTCCAGCCAGCCTCCCCTCGAACCATCGCTGCGGGCCCTCCGATGCCACCAAGGGTCTGTTTGTGGCCCTGCTGGGTGGAGGACTGTCTGCCGGCTTCGTGGGCCCGTTCTCCCGTATGGCTTACCAGACCTCCCATTTGCCCTCGCTGGAGTTGCTCATCTTCCGATGCATCTTCCACCTCCCCATTGCCTTGTTACTTAAGTTTCGTGGCGACCCGCTGCTGGGACCTCGTGACGTTCGGGTTCGGGCCTTCCTTCACGCCATGCTCAACGTCCTCAGCATTGGATGTGCCTACAGTGCGGTCCAGGTGGTGCCTGCAGGCAACGCGGTCACTGTTCGCAAAGGTTCTTCCACCGTGTGCTCGGCCCTCCTGGCACTCTGCCTGGAGAGCCAGGGTCTCAGTGGCTACGCCTGGTGCGGCCTGTTTGGCAGCACCCTCGGACTGATCATCATTGTGGGACCCGGACTGGGGACATTGCAAGAGGGGACTACAGGCCTCTACACAGCCCTGGGCTACGTACTGGCTTTCCTGGGAGGTCTGGCACTGTCACTGGGGCTACAGGTTTATCGCTCTCTACACTTCCCCTCCTGCTTACCAACAGTGGCCTTCCTCTTCGGCCTGGTGGGGCTGACGGTCTCTCTACCAGGCCTCTTTGTGCTGCAGACACCTGTGCTACCTCAAGACCCCCTGAGCTGGAGCTGTGTGGTGTCCGTGGGGCTCCTTGCGCtggtttcttttgtgtgtgtgagctacGCGGTCACCAAGGCCCACCCTGCCCTGGTATGCGCTGTCCTGCACTCCGAGGTGGTGGTGGCGCTGATGCTGCAGTATTACGTGCTCTATGAGGCTGTGGCACCTTCTGACATCATGGGGGCAGGGGTTGTGCTGGGCAGCATCGCCGTCATCACCGCCCAGAACCTCAGCTGTGAGAAGGAAGGGCAAATGGAGGAGTGA
- the Zbtb4 gene encoding zinc finger and BTB domain-containing protein 4, translated as MPPPAEVTDPSHAPAVLHQLNEQRLRGLFCDVTLIAGDTKFPAHRSVLAASSPFFREALLASAPLPLPPLPGGAAPSPATATAAASSSSSSPPTPASPHSSSPPRVLELPGVPAAAFSDVLNFIYSARLALPDGGGDGAAVAEIGALGRRLGISRLQGLGEGGDTWVPPVPPPLATSHAEEDGLGPGLRPDGEWVGDKAEPPAPDSQPSLSRRPFPCPRCGKSFIHPKRLQTHEAQCRRGSNTRGPAGLGAGSAGPGGPAGVDASALPPPVGFRDGPEHVVKVVGGHVLYVCAACERSYVTLSSLKRHSNVHSWRRKYPCRYCEKVFALAEYRTKHEVWHTGERRYQCIFCWETFVTYYNLKTHQRAFHGISPGLLASEKTPNGGYKPKLNTLKLYRLLPMRAAKRPYKTYSQGAPEGPPPPRLHTPAPAAMPATPPALPPPAPEPGPPASVIAFAHPAPSVIVHGSSGCGGAGGGPAGTGGSQAASVITYTTPPRPPKKREYPPPPPEPAATPTCPATAAGPASAADEAKGRNLRAGRTLTYTAKPVGGVSGSGGSPPGTGRGSSQLQAPPPLCQITVRIGEEAIVKRRISETDLRPGELSGEVEESEEEEEEEEEDQEESKAGGEDQLWRPYYSYKPKRKAGAAASGVSGVSGPPRGRRPPRWRQKLERRAWEETPPVEGPGGRGRGERRHRCGDCAQTFATLRKLRKHQEAHSEGSHSSRTGRRSSTRFACPHCAKVCKTAAALNRHGQRHAVERPGGTPTPVIAYSKGSIGARAGDVKEEAPQEMQVSSSSGEAGAASAAAVAEAPGTASLQDPVISGGEEPPGAGGGSYVYPPVQEFPLALIGGSREPGGGRGKSGNEGPMGASEGDRMEGMGTAKVTFYPEPYPLVYGPQLLAAYPYNFSNLAALPVALNMVLPDEKGGGALPFLPGVFGYAVNPQAAPPTPPTPPPPTLPLPVPPKGVGGPAGVERTQKGDVG; from the exons ATGCCACCCCCTGCAGAGGTGACGGACCCGTCCCACGCCCCCGCTGTCCTGCATCAGCTCAATGAGCAGCGGCTCCGCGGCCTCTTCTGTGACGTCACCCTCATCGCTGGAGACACCAAGTTCCCGGCTCACCGCAGCGTCCTGGCCGCCTCCAGCCCCTTCTTCAGAGAAGCCCTGCTTGCCTCGGCGCCGCTGCCGCTCCCGCCGCTCCCCGGAGGCGCAGCTCCCAGCCCCGCGACCGCCACAgctgccgcctcctcctcctcctcctcacccccgaCTCCAGCCTCCCCTCACTCCTCGTCCCCTCCACGGGTCCTCGAGCTGCCCGGGGTCCCAGCGGCTGCCTTTTCCGACGTCCTCAACTTCATCTATAGTGCCCGGCTCGCGCTCCCGGACGGCGGAGGGGATGGGGCGGCTGTGGCAGAAATCGGAGCTCTGGGGCGGCGGCTGGGTATCTCCCGCCTGCAGGGCCTGGGGGAAGGAGGTGATACTTGGGTACCCCCTGTTCCACCGCCCCTGGCCACCTCACATGCTGAAGAGGACGGTTTGGGGCCAGGGCTTAGACCAGACGGCGAGTGGGTGGGCGACAAGGCTGAGCCCCCGGCTCCCGACTCCCAGCCCTCCCTGTCCCGGCGGCCCTTCCCCTGCCCGCGATGTGGCAAAAGCTTCATCCACCCCAAGAGGCTGCAGACACACGAGGCCCAGTGTCGGCGGGGGTCCAACACCCGGGGCCCGGCAGGCCTGGGAGCCGGGAGCGCTGGCCCTGGGGGTCCTGCAGGAGTGGATGCCTCGGCCCTGCCACCACCCGTGGGCTTCAGAGACGGCCCCGAGCATGTGGTGAAGGTGGTGGGCGGCCATGTGCTTTATGTGTGTGCGGCCTGTGAGCGTTCCTACGTGACCCTGTCCAGCCTCAAGCGGCACAGCAATGTCCACTCGTGGCGGAGGAAGTACCCCTGCCGCTACTGCGAGAAGGTGTTTGCCCTGGCCGAGTACCGCACCAAGCACGAGGTGTGGCACACGGGAGAGCGCAG GTACCAGTGCATCTTCTGCTGGGAAACCTTTGTCACCTATTATAACCTGAAGACCCACCAGCGAGCCTTCCATGGCATTAGCCCCGGCCTCCTAGCCAGTGAGAAGACACCCAATGGAGGCTACAAGCCCAAGCTTAATACCCTCAAGCTGTACCGCCTGCTCCCCATGCGGGCAGCCAAGCGGCCCTACAAGACCTACAGTCAGGGAGCCCCCGAGGGCCCTCCTCCTCCACGCCTCCACACACCGGCCCCTGCAGCAATGCCAGccacccccccagccctccccccacctgccccagagcctggtcctcctgcctccgtcatTGCCTTTGCTCACCCCGCTCCCTCTGTCATTGTCCACGGGAGCAGTGGCTGTGGTGGAGCCGGGGGTGGGCCAGCCGGCACGGGAGGGTCCCAAGCTGCCTCAGTCATCACTTATACGACTCCTCCAAGACCCCCCAAGAAACGCGAGTACCCACCTCCTCCCCCTGAGCCTGCAGCAACCCCCACCTGCCCAGCCACGGCTGCAGGGCCAGCCTCAGCCGCGGACGAGGCCAAGGGCCGGAATCTGCGGGCTGGGAGGACTCTGACCTACACAGCCAAACCCGTGGGCGGGgtcagtgggagtgggggttccCCCCCAGGGACAGGCCGAGGCTCCTCTCAGCTTCAGGCCCCACCTCCACTGTGTCAGATCACTGTGCGGATTGGGGAGGAAGCCATTGTCAAGCGTCGCATCTCAGAAACTGACCTGCGTCCTGGAGAGCTGAGTGGAGAAGTagaggagagtgaggaagaggaagaggaggaggaggaggaccaggaggaatCAAAGGCTGGAGGGGAAGATCAGCTCTGGAGGCCCTACTATTCATACAAGCCTAAGCGTAAGGCTGGAGCTGCTGCTAGCGGGGTCAGCGGGGTCAGCGGACCGCCCCGAGGACGGAGACCACCAcgctggaggcagaagctggaacGAAGAGCCTGGGAGGAGACCCCGCCGGTGGAGGGCCCAGGAGGACGAGGACGTGGTGAACGCAGGCACCGTTGTGGGGACTGTGCCCAGACCTTTGCCACtctgaggaagctgaggaagcACCAGGAAGCCCACAGCGAGGGCTCCCACAGCTCCAGGACTGGGAGGAGGTCTTCCACCCGATTCGCCTGCCCCCATTGTGCCAAGGTGTGCAAGACAGCAGCTGCCCTGAACCGACATGGGCAGAGGCATGCGGTGGAGCGGCCGGGGGGCACCCCTACCCCTGTCATTGCCTATTCCAAAGGCAGCATCGGCGCCAGGGCCGGCGATGTCAAGGAGGAGGCTCCCCAGGAGATGCAGGTGTCCTCGTCAAGTGGGGAGGCGGGCGCTGCCAgcgctgctgctgttgctgaagCTCCTGGAACGGCCTCACTCCAGGACCCTGTCATCTCTGGGGGTGAGGAGCCCCCAGGAGCAGGTGGGGGCAGCTACGTGTACCCACCTGTGCAGGAATTCCCCCTGGCTCTGATAGGAGGCAGCCGGGAGCCCGGCGGTGGCAGAGGAAAATCTGGGAATGAGGGCCCCATGGGAGCTTCTGAGGGAGACCGGATGGAGGGGATGGGGACTGCCAAAGTCACCTTCTACCCTGAACCCTACCCGCTTGTCTATGGCCCTCAGCTCCTTGCTGCCTACCCTTACAACTTCAGCAACTTGGCCGCTCTTCCAGTTGCTCTCAACATGGTCCTACCTGATGAGAAGGGTGGGGGGGCCCTCCCCTTCCTGCCAGGGGTCTTTGGCTACGCAGTGAACCCTCAAGCAGCACCCCCCACTCCACCAaccccacctcccccaactcttcctctGCCAGTTCCCCCCAAGGGAGTAGGGGGACCGGCAGGGGTTGAGAGAACCCAAAAGGGAGACGTGGGGTGA